The Quercus lobata isolate SW786 chromosome 9, ValleyOak3.0 Primary Assembly, whole genome shotgun sequence region GTCAATTTTGGTCCTCCTTTAGTCCATTTTAGACTAATTGGGCCTCAAATTAATtcttttggggacaaaattcaaaatttagttacaaaattggttgtaaccttgGACCTTTATAAACAAGTAAAGCAAAAACTAGGTCCTTCATATCAGTGACATGCTGCAATTCGCTGGGGTGAAGTGAAAACATTGATGCCATTATAATACTCatcatgataaaaaaatttagataaagtAATACAGATAATAaagacaaaccaaaaaaaaattcattgataaTGAAAAGTTTCGCTAGAATGCAGCAATAATCAATTCTATCTCACCTGACAACTTTCGTTGACCTATGTATTTGATTTATCGACCTTTTAATAAGCTTTTCATAGTTGCTCAAAtcctaacaaaaaataagacCACATCACCTACCGATATAAAGGAAGCAAGTGAAGTCACATAGCCTATAACTTAGACTTCAATAAAATAACAGACACAATATCAGAATTCTAATCTACAATAGCAGTATCTAGGTGAGTAATAAGTAATAACGTTAGCCTTTTCAATATAGAAGGCccaaataaaatttaggaaaatatatatactaattcCAGTTTTTCAAAACTTAACCCCTGTAGTGTCAGCAATACCTTATTGTAAGTCAACCTCAAAGCCTGGTTTCTTTCATCTACCTCTTTAAATTTGTATAGTCTTGCCTGTTCAAAATTTAGAGCACTTTCTGCAGCCCAAAGAACTTTATCTATCATCACGTTGCCAATTTATGagggaaaaatattaaatgagaCAAGTCACTAAACAACAAACACAAAGCATGTTATAATCAAATccacttcattaaaatttcttaacttccacctcctttaaaaaccaaaacaatctCAAACTTCCAactatttctccaaaaaatttaCTAACTTTATAAACATAGACaatgaaaaataaggacacAAAATTTTGACCCTCaattttgaatacattttttCCACCTTAAACAGCAATTCACTTAAGTTGTCCACCCCAAATCCAAAACTTAACTTTCAATGAGATACAAAAAGTAACATTCTGAGTCAATACAAGCACCAaacaagtttcaatttttttttttctttcttttaagcaaaagccctaaaatttgatttgatgcTCGAAACCCAAAATACTATAATAGCCGAGAACAGTAAACCACCAATCCTAAAACtttctaatcaaacaaaaaaaacccaacaccacacttcaaagaaataaataaagaacaaaagaaaaaggggagggGCTTACAATTTGCAGATATAGTGCAGATAAGTCACAAGtttttttatacaataataAGTCAGTATCACAGACTGTTTGTAACAAGAGAAggtaataaacataaaaaaccaCCAAATAATACGGTCATTAACATACATATTCAAATATAATAACATAATTGTTCCTTAGCACAATACAATGTGCCCCCACTAAACCATACAAAGCAACTGAACAAACTCCCCTAGGATGACCTAGTCAGATACTTGATCCAGCCCAGTCGTCTATCCGGAGTGAAGGCCATGAAAGCTTCCCTCCATTCAGCCGTTACTAATTTTTCAGTGGCCTTGAACAGGGTTTTATCATCAAGATCATCAGACATAGAGATCAAAATTTTTGTGACCCTTGTTATTGAGTGATCAGGAACGTCGTTGGAGGAGGATGATGCAAAGATTGAGGAGGACGAAGCGAGCTCCATATGTAATGCCAGACATGGGGAGAAGAATTTGCCTCACTgcaagtggaaaaaaaaaacaatctataAAGATTTCTCTTTGAagctcaaaatcaaaatatgaatATGTGTCACTGAATATTTTCTATGACTAACAATGGATAAATGATTTACTTAGCAAACAGTTTCTTAAACAAAATCAAGATATTGAGACCCAAAActtcatttctttaatttttcaaattcttaGCACAAATTCgatagataaaaaagaaaaggagaaattCTCAGCAGCCAAAGTGAAGCTCAGAACCAAatcaaaagaatttaaaaaaaaaaaaattccaagctCGAGTTCAAATAGAAGATCATAAGCAAACGTTGAAAATATGAGATTTCACAGAGAAGAGAGGAATGTAATCGCCTTCCTTGAAGTCTCAgttctcaaaatttgaattgCAAATACCAAAACTGGCAAAGCAATCAGTATCAAAATCTCAGTGATCAAGGGTGTTTTAATGTTATAGGTGGGGGggttaagaaaatttaaataaggaAATGTTTTTATAATCGAATTATTTAAATAACTAACAAATATCAGCTTAGTTATAAAACTCTCcactaaaaaaactaaatagataaaaaattgaCTTCAGGTTTATTAAAACCTTTAACCTTACAAAtgtttcctttcaaaaaaatttgaccaAAGGTCCatattaaatttctttgttGGTTAATCTTAACGGCTCGGTGAGATTCGTTCGGTTATATGGGCTGgacttttaaaaattactattctAAGTTTTGGGCctttaaaaaatagcattttgagCCCATTTTTACTTCTTTTGAACTGAGCCTTTCTTTATCAAGTTTCAACCACAAGAACACAAAATCTCAACCTGTCACAAGACTCACAACATTCCAAATCAAATACACAATTATAGAGTATAGTCTCAACTATAATATGACTTAACTCTCAACCTATCAAATTAAACATGTGTTTATTAAACACATTAACACATATTAATAAATCTAAACCTGTCACAACATtccaaatcaaacacacaatTATAAAGTATCAAGTCTCAACCATAACAAGAGAAAATAACccttaaaacaaaatcaaacagcatagaaaaaaaaaaaaaaatcaaacattagtgaactcaaaaaaaatattataaatagtaTGAGAAAATACCCAGGAACTCTTTAAGCCTTTGAGATTTAGTCCTTTACTAGGCTGAAACTGAATCTCTTAAATTACCCCtgaaattacaagaaaaaaaccccaaaaaaacaaaaattagaatCAACAAGTAACATTCAGTGAACTcagaataaaaccaaaaaaattaggGGTTAGGGTTACCAAAGACAACTACATAGTGGCAGAGCCACGGTGGAGAACGGAGATGAGAAGGAGACTAACTGAGGGCAAAAGATTAGAGAAAAATGGTTAGGTGGGAGCCTGAGAATCTGAGATTGAGAGGTAAactttaatatttgtttggCGGGATTAGGGTTTGGAAGAAAATGAAGGTGAGTATGTGATTGAGCTAAGTGACTGAGTGAGTTGAGTATGAGAGCAAAAGTCTAATAAAGAGAATAAGAGACAAGTTAGATAAATCAGTCTCAGGGTACCGGGTACGTGTATGGCTGAgagtaaataagaaaaaaaaaatggcattgtttttctttttttaaatgctagACAATTTAGATAAGACAACTATTTAGACTTTAGATAAGACAACTAGGTAGATCAACGAACAGGCCTTGGCAGCCTTCCATCAAAGCAGCATCAAATGAGATCCTCCAAACGAGAAACTAGgggtttatcaaaaaaaaaaaaaaaaaaaaacgagaaACTAGGGTCAAAATATTAGTAGAAGGAAAACCAATACAAACGTAGATTTGTCGAAGGCAACCTTATTGGTAAACATGACAATACGGGTTAGAATTTTTTGATTTAatctagaaaatatttgttctgaatttaatttttttaacccgAAATAAAAATAGATTGATCAGTGATTCAACCCAATTTTTTATAGGTCAATCCGACCCAACTCGATCCGGATAACCCAAGACCCACTCCGTTAAAAATattcactaaaaaatatattttaattacataTACTGATACTGGTGCATGAAGCACaatatatcaaaacaaataattaatatattatgaaaaataactatttaattcatcaaaataccaccaagcaaaaagaaaaagaaaaaattcaccCAAAGTACCAACAAGAGCTAGCTAGCCTAGCTTCTGTCACTGTGCTTGCCTGCCAATTGCCTACAACACGTTACACACAACACAAGGGACAAGAGCCGTCACTCATCAGTCAACTGAGTCAAGACTCAAGACAACGGACAAGCCCTTAGACGTATAGTGGTAAacaatcctttttcttttctcacttttctatcttTACTTTCCTTCCACACTTTCTTCTATCTTCCAAGTTTTCCTCTCTACCAAAAATGCACAATCAATCTCAATCTACATACTGAGAATCAGAGATAGGTACAGTATTGATGCAGATTATCGAAAAAGGTTACAATATTTATGCATTACAATATCATATTGATACTTTGATAGATCTAGAAAttagtgtcttttttttaatctaacacttatttagtatatttttatttaagttgaAGGTGCTAAATTGGTAAAGGGATTAATTAGAGCCTAAGGGTATAAACTATTCTCGAAATTAATATTTGTGAGGTTGCATTGGTTTCGTTACTCAAGACaaccattaaaaaagaaaaaagaaaaaaattctcatttagGATTCAGCTGAATGTTGTTctatgttttttaataataatgattgTAATATTGTATGGTATTATTtttcattacaattttttttaatgattaggaatttgatcattatgaAAGTGGTCATagtaccaaaacaaaaaaaaatctcagttgAACTTGTATTTAGAAGAGCCTAgacttaacaaaaaaacaaaattcaaagttaGAAGTTCTCTCTCGGTGGAAAGAGCATTACAATCAGTTTTCAGTGCTCTCTTTAATAGCACGGGATCTCATGAGCATTCTGATAACCACTGTTGCTTCTGAATCAAGTTTttgcattggaaaaaaaattcttacttcATATCAATCACGTCTTTTACCTAGACATGACAAtacgggtcagaattttctaaCCCAACCCCAAAAATACCTGActtaaacttgatttttttttattcgaaGCAAAAACAAGTTAACCCATAATCCAACCCGATATTTTTTGGGTCTGCTCGACCCAATCCGAATAACCCATGACCCAgcgtgttaaaaaaaattcactaaatttttttttaattacaccaTGGTACTGCATAGATCATAAAGTACCAAATCGGATTCACATCAGATGCAATACCTAGGATATTGCACCTGGTGCAATACCTCCACTTccctcacaatttttttaactttttaactttaacttttttactctttttaaatatattttatttaataactgagattgaaagttattttttcaaTCTTTCAATCTCAGCCATTGATTAGGTATTGCAACTATGTGAATCCTACcaaatctaataataatatactcAAATGTCTATCACGACCATCAGTACTGCTGTGCTTGACAGTAGACAAGACAAGTCACCACAAGGGTCAAGGGCCAACCGGCCAAGGCTGTCACAAcgattaaataaataaaaaatcattcaaatgcTTGCTAGCTGTAGACCATCACTCGGCCAAAGCACAAAATGCACAAACACAATACAATTATACAAACaaacccttctttttttttttttgagaaggaaacaAACCTCAAAAGTGAAACCTGAAAGTTGAGTTTCTcactaatttttaattaattaaacacCTGTTTCTTCTTAATCAAGTTTTAGtactgggaattttttttttactccgtATCAATAATGTCTTTATTTAAGAATGTAGAAGCTACGTTATATATTAAAAGTTAACTACATGAATTTGaagataatttaatttttttataatcataattatacaattttaattttttattgatttactTTTTTGGTATATtaagttatattaaaatattgtatattaaaatattgtgttcaatttaaaataacatCTTATGCCATTAATTTTAAAGTTGAAATCCAAACccctttttttaaatacttctaTTTGAATTTGCTTATATGACTTAATGACCAAGGTAGTAAGCACCTGGACGGCACCATTAAGTTTGATGTTTTCTAGTAGACTAATTAGTTGTTCGTCAGCCATAGTTCCTCTGATTTGGCCCCTAAAATTTTTGCAGGTAACTTGAGTCTAGTAGTTTGCATTGTCTTATCTTGAGATTTATAAGAGGCTCATAAGCCCATGTCATGGTAATGAAAGGATATTATGAATGCATCTTGTATTGTGGGATTAATGTGTAAAGCATGCTATTACAATTTAACGCNNNNNNNNNNNNNNNNNNNNNNNNNNNNNNNNNNNNNNNNNNNNNNNNNNNNNNNNNNNNNNNNNNNNNNNNNNNNNNNNNNNNNNNNNNNNNNNNNNNNNNNNNNNNNNNNNNNNNNNNNNNNNNNNNNNNNNNNNNNNNNNNNNNNNNNNNNNNNNNNNNNNNNNNNNNNNNNNNNNNNNNNNNNNNNNNNNNNNNNNNNNNNNNNNNNNNNNNNNNNNNNNNNNNNNNNNNNNNNNNNNNNNNNNNNNNNNNNNNNNNNNNNNNNNNNNNNNNNNNNNNNNNNNNNNNNNNNNNNNNNNNNNNNNNNNNNNNNNNNNNNNNNNNNNNNNNNNNNNNNNNNNNNNNNNNNNNNNNNNNNNNNNNNNNNNNNNNNNNNNNNNNNNNNNNNNNNNNNNNNNNNNNNNNNNNNNNNNNNNNNNNNNNNNNNNNNNNNNNNNNNNNNNNNNNNNNNNNNNNNNNNNNNNNNNNNNNNNNNNNNNNNNNNNNNNNNNNNNNNNNNNNNNNNNNNNNNNNNNNNNNNNNNNNNNNNNNNNNNNNNNNNNNNNNNNNNNNNNNNNNNNNNNNNNNNNNNNNNNNNNNNNNNNNNNNNNNNNNNNNNNNNNNNNNNNNNNNNNNNNNNNNNNNNNNNNNNNNNNNNNNNNNNNNNNNNNNNNNNNNNNNNNNNNNNNNNNNNNNNNNNNNNNNNNNNNNNNNNNNNNNNNNNNNNNNNNNNNNNNNNNNNNNNNNNNNNNNNNNNNNNNNNNNNNNNNNNNNNNNNNNNNNNNNNNNNNNNNNNNNNNNNNNNNNNNNNNNNNNNNNNNNNNNNNNNNNNNNNNNNNNNNNNNNNNNNNNNNNNNNNNNNNNNNNNNNNNNNNNNNNNNNNNNNNNNNNNNNNNNNNNNNNNNNNNNNNNNNNNNNNNNNNNNNNNNNNNNNNNNNNNNNNNNNNNNNNNNNNNNNNNNNNNNNNNNNNNNNNNNNNNNNNNNNNNNNNNNNNNNNNNNNNNNNNNNNNNNNNNNNATCATTCCtcattgcttattgtggtgtctttggagggagagaaatagtagatgttttgaagatattgagagATCTATTCCGGTCCTCAAGCTactcttttttagaactttaagggattggttgtttgctttgcaaaaacaatcattcccttcttttattgatttcctagactcttgcaatttttgtatttgatttcttaTCCCTTGTTCACTCCCTGTGCACTAGGGTGTTcctttttttatcaaaatatcttattacttatcaaaaaaaaaaaaaagtattttaattgtaaattgtagagttaactttttttttttttttttgtgtttgtgatggtTGTTTGGTCTGTTCAATCTTTAGGTACAACTTTAACAAGGTTGCACAGTATAAGCAACTTACGCTGGAGGAAGCAGAAGAAAAGATGAAGAATAGGAAAAAGACTGCTGATGGATATGAACGATGGATGATGAAAGCTGCAAATAATGGAGCTGCTGCATTTGGTGAAGTGGAGAGGTTTGATGACAAGGAGAGTGGTGTGGCTGGTGGGAGGGGACGTAAAAAAACAACTggtgatgaagaagaaggtaaTGTTTCAGATAAAGGGGAggaggatgaagaagaagaggcagcAAGGAAGAATCGATTGGGACTCAACAAAAGAGAAGGTGACGATGATGAGGAAGGTCCAAGGGGTGGTGATCTTGAtttggatgatgatgatattgaaAAGGGTAATCAGTTTTCTTTATAGTACATTGTTCTCCATTTAAAGAAGACATTGCCATGGATTATTTTCCTCATTTCATGTGAATTTGTATTAATGGAACCCAATTGATTTAATTCATGTCAAGAGACTCGAAAGACTGTTCAGACGAGTTTGGAGACTGTCCTCTCCAGGGGAATATAACAGAAAACTAGTAGAGATGTTAGGGGCTTATTTGGTAGCAGTTTTTAAAAAGTGTTCTAAAAACACTAAGAAACTGTTTtcgatattgaaaaaaaaaattgttaaactaaaaaatttctttcaaaatatgtaactcAAAAaggttaaagaaaataaaaactgaaagcTTTTTGGTAAAGACAAACTCAAAaacagtttatttatttatttaattgcaaGCCTTTGACAGGCAATACCCTCCAGACACACAAAGCCAATCTGCTGGCCATGGACAAACCCACCCATGGCCGGCAAACTCAACGCACACATGCACTCACACATCAACAACAAATCAACACAATCACAATCCAATCTGCCAGCGTGCACAAAACAACCCAAAGCTTACCCAAATCCATTCAAGCCATGAACCATCCAACCCTACATATTTTGAACCTCCTTTCCAAGCACCAGTCTGGTCAAGCCCTTCAACCTAGCATTCCCGAGATCCCTGGCCACATTCAACCTATAAATGTACACAACAAATCAACGCAATCACAATCCAGTCTGCCAGTGTGCACAAAACAAGCCAAAGCTTACCCAAATCCATTCAAGCCATGAACTGGTCAACTACTTAGCTTTTGAACCTCCTTTCCAAGCACTGGTCTGGTCAAGCCCTTCAACCTAGCATTCCTGAGATCCCTGGCCACATCAACCTGTacctttttgatttttttaaatagtattCTTTTTAGAAAGGAACTTGATTCCTTATTATCCATTGGCATCTATGGTTTCAAGATATGACTGTAGATGGCATTTGGGGTGTTAAAATACCTTGGAAAGTGGCAATTTTTTTGGCTAGCCAACTGCTTTGGATAAAATCTTGAAAGCTGACAACCTTAGGTGGAGGGGTATATAATTGTGGATAGGTTCTGCCTGTGCAAGGATAGTGTTGAACAGTGGACCATGTTCTGCATTGTATAGGAAATTATGCTCATTAgccttattattatttggttGCTGTGAGTATGCATGGGACTGTGGGGGAGATGTTTGCATgttaggaaggaaattttggtTGTCACAAGAGTGGTTTGATTCAATCTACCAcctatttaaaaagttaaaaatcccATGTGTTGGGCCCCACTTATCAAGGAGGAGTCTAGGTCCACAATAGAGGGGGAGTGTTAAGTGATTAATTCACCCTTTCCTAATAGCTTAATCTTTTAGgaaaattggtaatttattaGTTTTCTATAGCATTGTACTCATAACCTTGAAGAAAGTGCATGTCATCATTGGGTTGCCTTTTGTACTGCACTGATTTTATGGTATTTCTTGTAAATTCATCTTTAATGTGGAATGAGGCAAAAGCATGAAAAGATGGGTCTTAAGTTTTGGGGAATATCATCTACGAATTTTCATAATGTTAGGTGATTCTTTCTCGTGTTAAGAATGCTTTGTTCTGATAAGAATTGAAAACACATGATGACTTCtacaattaataattatgtcTGCTTTTAtggtaaatctttttttttttttttggtggataattcaatagttggaggGGGGATTTGACCCTCAACATCTCCACTTGAAACACCAGGAAGTGCTAGTTGAGCTATAAGGCTCTTGGCCTTTTCTTTGAATCTAATGTATGCATCAATATGTATCAGGTGATGATTGGGAGCATGAAGAAATTTTCACTGATGATGATGAAGCAGTTGGTAATGATCCTGAGGAAAGAGAAGAATTGGCCCCTGAAGTTCCTGCTCCTCCAGAAATTAAGCAGGTGTGTGTACTTCTATAACAGGCAAATTTGGgttaaaccctaatgaaattaatttttttgataagttcagGAGGACATGAAGTAAAAATCTACCCTAATGGAAATTATTTGAATTGAAGATAGTACTTTGTAAACATTTACTTTGCATGAAGCCATATTAACTAATGTAAACAATATACTTCTCAATTTCTGAGCTGAGCTATTTATATGAGTTGCCATGCATTCTTACAATAGTAGGGGAAGCGCAGGTTTCTTAATAGCTAGAATTTCCGGAAGGCAGGTAGCATGTAGACTATTAAGCAAACTATCTACTAAAGGATGGAATTGCAACTTAACTCAACTAAGACTAAATCTTAACCAATTAAGGGTGCATCTTATTCTAAAATACATTCTGTTGTTAAAGCTGCCTGTCTATTAATGTCTGTAGCATGcaagatatattttttgagtgtgttttttttttaagcaacaaAACTttatgaaagaaagaagaggcCCAAGTACTCATGGAGTATACTATGGGAACGGCACAATGAAGTTCTGATGTTACAGTGGTCTATTAGatctaaaagagaaataaaagaaaatgatccCAAAGCTAGAGTCCAATCAGACAAAGATTCAAAGAAAAGCAACCTAAGATCGAGAGTAGTACTTTCACATACCTCAAAACTTCTAGCAGTTATTTCGCTCCTGCCAAATATGCAATATTATACACTTCCACCAACAATAGGCCTTATATTCtattttcatctttttgttTGAATACAGTTTCCTACTACAGTGTCTTGATATGATCTGTAGATAAGTAGAAACTAATTCCCATGGGAATTATCTTCCAAAAATTGTAGGCTCATTATGCCTTTTGATAActatttgctaaaaaaaatggttggtgGTATGTTTGGCAATTGATTTGTGAGATATATTCACAGCAATTAGAACTTTGTTGAAGTTCAAAAATTGTGCAAGTGTTCCATATTGCATAGTCATATAGTGTTGGCCTATAGCATCCCGCATAATTAGTGCCTCCATTACTGCTACACATTCTTACTTACTCATGGTTCCTGATTTATTCTTGAGATTTAGCTAATTATTGTTGATGTTTTATATAGCTGTTTTAACttcttcaattttgtgtttCTGGTACTAGCAGTAGTACTTATGTCTCGTGCTTTGCCCAGTGCATGTTGATATCCAAAGTTGTGGCTTCTTCAATCTGAACACTAGACAAATTGTCAAAATGATAAAATCTATTTACATGTTCTTGCAGGATGAAGAGGACGAGGATGAAGATAATGAAGAAGAGGGTGGACTGAGTAAATCTGGAAAAGAGTTGAAGAAGCTACTTGGGCGAACTGGTGGGCTGAATGATTCAGAtgctgaggatgatgatgatgatgaggatgtaAGTTCAGTTTGATTCTTAATTGCAGTACCTTGCTATGTTAACAACTTATGTTTATTATTCACACTTCTTTGTGATCCATATTATGATAGATGTTGTCTAACTGTACCAaggtttttatttgattttcataCCATTTAGTTCATTTTTGGAATGGTGATGTggcattatattttctttttaggagTGTGAAGTCAGTGACTTGGTTTCTTGTTCTTGGACATTGATAAGACTCACATGTACATTGATAAGACTCACATGTACATTGATTGAATCCCCTTTAAAAGAATGGCTTGCAATGTTTATTAAGAATGCCAACGTTATATGTGTGTTAAGAAATAGGAAAATGTTGTTATGGGTTGTACACTTGAGTGTTATGGGCAGTACCTTTCTAGGAGATTCCTAAGGTGCCAGCGTCTCCACCAGCTGTTACAATCTGGAATATACCTTGTTGTAAACTTCCTATATATAAGTAATGAATAGTGAAAAGGGCTGTGATTCAAGCATTAATGCACCTTTTTCATGATTATTAATCCTTTCCTTTCCAACAATGTGTTCTAAATTTGACTGCACTTGTTTTCCTCTCTATTGATGGAGTGTTTTCTTTTGGTTTGTCCAGATCGATGATGATATTGGCCTTTCCCCTGTGCTGGCTCCAAAGCAGAAGGATGCACCTAAAGAGGAACCTGCTGAAAACAGTCCTTTAAAAACGGCGCCTTCTGGACCTGCTAAGGGAACCCCATCTAGCTCCAAGTCTTCGAAGTCTAAGAGAAAATTGAATGGGGATGATGCAAAAGCAACAAATGGTGCACCTCCAAAGAAGGTGAAGACAGAAAATGTAGGACATTATTTTCCCTGAACTTGATTTACTTGCATCAAGTTTGTGTTCAATGCAAAGGATTTAGTTCCCTATGATAAGTAAGGGCTCCCTAAATGTGATAATGTTTtgataaaatcattttaatatattttttttttctggaatCAGGAACTAAAATCTTctgtaaaagaagaaaatgttcCTACTTCTAAAAGTACTGTGCCTTCAAAAGGaacaccatcatcatcatcaaaatctgCTTCAACATCATCTGCTGGGCCTGTCACTGAAGACGAAATCAGGGCTGTTTTAATGCAAAAGACACCAGTGACAACTCAGGATCTTGTTGCTAATTTTAAGGCAAGATTAAGATCACCAGAGGTATGCTCTTTAACAGCATTTTAAAACTCTTACTGGATGGGGTTGTTTGACTGGGCAATGCTATTcggctcttttttatttttttttttaattttagggaTTGAAATCGCTCAACATGTAAACCTTAGGCATGAACAGtgtattttggccaaaaatgaatgactttttaattaataaatatcaaaCTCAAGTGGTACTACCGTATCGAAGTTGTTAACAACCTTAAGAAATGCTGCCAACTCATCCGGGGATCACCTATACCTTGATATCCTCAATGCTATTGGTTGGATCAAGGGCTTTCACCCTTGTTCcctcctctctccctctcacgGGAGGG contains the following coding sequences:
- the LOC115960744 gene encoding transcription initiation factor IIF subunit alpha-like; translated protein: MKNRKKTADGYERWMMKAANNGAAAFGEVERFDDKESGVAGGRGRKKTTGDEEEGNVSDKGEEDEEEEAARKNRLGLNKREGDDDEEGPRGGDLDLDDDDIEKGDDWEHEEIFTDDDEAVGNDPEEREELAPEVPAPPEIKQDEEDEDEDNEEEGGLSKSGKELKKLLGRTGGLNDSDAEDDDDDEDIDDDIGLSPVLAPKQKDAPKEEPAENSPLKTAPSGPAKGTPSSSKSSKSKRKLNGDDAKATNGAPPKKELKSSVKEENVPTSKSTVPSKGTPSSSSKSASTSSAGPVTEDEIRAVLMQKTPVTTQDLVANFKARLRSPEDKNAFAAILRKISKIQKSNGSKSNYVVLREK